One genomic window of Medicago truncatula cultivar Jemalong A17 chromosome 1, MtrunA17r5.0-ANR, whole genome shotgun sequence includes the following:
- the LOC25484343 gene encoding probable galacturonosyltransferase 6, whose amino-acid sequence MKLFRQRQRILILSLLFLSLVAPLIFLGRREFLEDLYRVTYRTDSLKLNAAEQIQQDAEELEEPNQVVYKQKDVSTISYGSEKNNDAEEPRIAAVERNGFNHDERQDKDAQGKDVSSIDEDTNVNDVVHGTSKENIKVTNRTSGRIADHHHILNSNSREVKNQKVQEIKDKILMAKAYLKFAPPSTNSHLKELELQMKEMERAVEGATRDSDLSRSVLQAMRHMEASLSTVSRSVSDCSVASKLQAMKRKTEEQVRFQRSRATYLVNLAVRTAQKNFHCLSMRLTAEYFALRPEERKLPNENKIHHPELYHYVVFSDNVLACAVVVNSTVSTAKEPGKLVFHIVTDSLNLPAISMWFLINSPGNATVHIQSIDNIEWLSKYNTFGKNGNNDPRYTSELIYLLFYLPDIFPALNKIVIFDHDVVVQQDLSGLWNVNMNGNVNGAVGTCQEGKTPFHRINGFINFSDPLIGESFDANSCTWAFGMNLFDLQQWRRHNLTAVYHKYSQMGSEKPLWNWNVARMPLGWLTFYNKTEVLDRLWHILGLGHNSGVDRNDIEQAAVVHYDGIRKPWLDIAMGRYKGYWTKFLNFDHPFLQQCNLQP is encoded by the exons ATGAAGCTTTTTCGTCAACGCCAAAGGATcctcattctctctcttctctttctttccCTCGTTGCTCCTCTCATTTTCTTAg GGAGAAGAGAGTTCCTTGAAGATTTGTATCGTGTT ACATACAGGACGGATAGTTTGAAGTTAAATGCTGCAGAACAG ATTCAACAAGATGCTGAAGAATTAGAAGAGCCTAATCAAGTTGTTTATAAACAAAAAGACGTTTCAACAATTAGTTATGGTTCAGAAAAGAATAATGATGCTGAGGAACCTAGAATTGCAGCTGTTGAAAGAAATG GATTCAACCATGATGAAAGACAAGACAAGGATGCTCAGGGAAAAGATGTATCCTCCATAGACGAAGATACAAATGTAAATGATGTTGTGCATGGAACATCGAAGGAGAATATTAAAGTGACCAATAGGACATCAGGTCGAATAGCAGACCATCATCATATTTTAAACTCTAATTCTCGTGAAGTGAAAAATCAGAAGGTTCAAGAGATTAAGGATAAAATTTTAATGGCTAAAGCATACTTGAAGTTTGCACCACCAAGCACCAACTCACACTTGAAGGAGCTGGAGCTGCAAATGAAAGAGATGGAGCGAGCAGTAGAAGGAGCCACCCGGGATTCAGATTTGTCAAGGAG TGTTTTGCAGGCAATGAGACACATGGAGGCCTCACTGTCTACTGTCAGCCGTTCTGTCTCAGACTGTTCTGTGGCTTCTAAGCTTCAAGCAATGAAGCGCAAAACTGAAGAGCAAGTTCGTTTTCAGAGAAGTCGAGCAACATATCTTGTTAATCTTGCTGTAAGGACTGCCCAAAAAAATTTTCACTGCCTTTCTATGCGGCTGACTGCTGAATATTTTGCCCTAAGACCTGAGGAAAGAAAGCTTCCAAATGAAAATAAGATTCATCATCCAGAACTTTATCATTATGTTGTCTTCTCTGACAATGTTCTGGCATGTGCAGTTGTTGTTAACTCTACTGTCTCTACTGCCAAG GAACCAGGGAAACTTGTTTTCCATATAGTCACTGATTCTCTCAACTTGCCAGCGATCTCGATGTGGTTCTTGATAAACTCTCCTGGCAATGCCACAGTCCATATACAGAGCATAGACAACATTGAATGGTTGTCGAAATACAATACCTTCGGTAAAAATGGTAACAACGATCCAAGATACACTTCTGAATTGATCTACTTGCTTTTCTACCTGCCTGACATTTTCCCTGCCCTAAATAAGATTGTGATCTTTGATCATGATGTGGTGGTTCAACAAGATCTCAGTGGACTATGGAATGTCAATATGAATGGAAATGTTAATGGAGCTGTTGGAACTTGTCAGGAAGGCAAAACCCCATTTCATAGGATTAATGGGTTCATAAACTTCTCAGATCCACTAATTGGAGAGAGTTTTGATGCCAATTCTTGCACATGGGCATTTGGAatgaatttgtttgatttgCAACAATGGAGGAGACATAATTTAACGGCTGTCTATCACAAATATTCACAAATG GGTTCTGAGAAGCCATTGTGGAATTGGAACGTTGCACGTATGCCTTTAGGTTGGCTCACCTTCTATAACAAGACAGAGGTGTTGGACAGACTATGGCACATTCTTGGCCTTGGTCATAACTCAGGAGTTGATCGAAATGACATTGAGCAGGCTGCTGTTGTACACTATGACGGGATTAGGAAGCCATGGTTAGATATTGCAATGGGAAGATATAAAGGTTATTGGAccaaatttttgaattttgaccACCCTTTTCTACAACAGTGCAATCTCCAGCCATAG